TATTAATTCTTTTACCTTATACAAATTTAAACGAAATTCGtcttacaaatttttctgacAATCTACAGATCTCTAAATTCttataaattataacataAATGACAACTTTGCGTTCCAGGCGAAGAGTTTGCTCTAGACAAGCACCGACAATGGTGTCTCATCATCTGCACCGAGGGCGACAAGTAAGGTATGCATTCATTTGCCCGTTTTTACCATAAGAATAGTACGACAAGTGTGATCTCAAATTTTGACGCCTTTGAATCAGTTTTTTTAAGGCTGTCACTTTCACAATCAATCGACAATCATACGAGCTGCAATCGTCAATTTATAGCCCGAGTCACACGCGATAGTTTTTATGAATAGTGAACGGCTTTGCGTGGGAGTTTTGCGGGAGGCGagttgtcaattttttctccctagGGACGAAAGTGATCTCCCAATTCCCAAGGAGCGAAAGCGAATCAATTGTGAATTGCGCAAGCGCGAATCTTTCTTTACAGTACTGAGATCAGCGGGTCGACACAAGTTTCCCTTTCCACTTTCTTATTTGAGAACTTGTGACATTCCATTACCATagcaacaaaaataaattttggaaagGAAATTGACTAGTAAAAATGGTAgtattgattataataataacaatcaatGGAAATTCGTTTGCTTTTCTATCTCGAGAGTGCGCtgcgataaaattgatgaataaggGTCCTCTACTAAAGCATTGTGTGGCAATCCGTTGATTGACAAGCAGATGAAATTGGCTATTTTCATGCCGCTAGACTGATACGTAAGGCccacttttcatttttattatttactttcatTCTCTCCAAATTATGGCCTTTAGACTGCTGTACATGGAACCCCAAAGCAAGTTTTCGTGTTGCCCAGGATGGACTCAAGTGACTCGTCTCAGTTTCGGCTGTAACAAGCGTGAGTAAGCCTCTTATACCTTTCAGTTCCCCGTTCCAGATCTGTTCTGCATCATCCCAAATCCCACATAAAAAgagttgtaaaataaaaagacgaAGAAATGATCGAATTAATAAACGTGTGGAATACTTTTTTGTACTTTACGGCTTGACAATTAAATCAAGGAGACAACTTGatgcaatttcaaatttgttctCGAGATATAAAATTACAACTAACAATCATCCTATCTAGATCAATTGTATTTCGTACATttctatgtataatataagcCGTGACGTTAAGATagaaaaaagtgattttctATTCACAGACTTTTGTTTTACCAAAGAGTTTTGTTCTTCGTGACAGtgtgcaaaaattttgaactcgcGTAACTCTTTCAAACGAAAAATTGCTATTTACGGAGATATTTGAAGACTCTGTGACTTTCGACTGTTGAATAATTGACAATAATCGTTTTCATATATGTTGATTATAATTGTTActtgacaattttatatttttggaCAATTGTATCTAGATTTCGATCTCATCTTCCGCATGCTGCGCTATTAGGATAATCCTTTGGGATAGGAACCTCGATCCATTATGCACAACGCCTTTTGCGTGTAGACAGGCGGATGTGCACGCACTTCGTGTCGACTGTTTAATCAGCGACACGCATGCCTGCAACATACCGATGAAGACAACACACGAATGACGGCGTTTCTCGTTCGAGGATACGAATCGGCCGGATCGTCTGGAtcaaaagtttggaaaagaaaaaagaaacaaacctTTCACAAATCTCCACCAATGTTATCTACTTCAACTATGTGGCGAACGCGAATAAAAAAACGTCGCAAAATTCTGATAGAAATCAATCCCTGCAAATTCGAATATCACAAGCGAAGATGtcaagaatatgaaaaaaaaagttattataaTTGGAACCTTCGAATTTATTAGACTCTGGTGTTTACGCGATTCTCATATTTTTGTGCTCATTTTCATCTCCGAGAAAATCTccacaaaatattcaaaaaattattatagcCGCGGAAATATAATTCTAGACGAATATCTGTTACACCgtactcaaaaaaaaaaaacaaaaacatttttgatCCACCTTCGTGTCAGCTGTCGGtcaatgttctttttttcatcgtggGGAACAAGATAGACCCGATAACATTAGGATCGAATCAAAAACACCAACattaaatcatttttaagGATCCAATTACAGAACCTTCTCTcaaatttatagaaattataTAGTTTTGCTTGTTATTTAAATTCGCTTTGATTATATCGGATGCTGTTTCATTCTCTTCGCCATCACTGACGCGAATAACAttgctggaaattttttaacgctttcttttccctttctaacttttgatgaAGACGGTCCGGCCGACTCATCCTTTCGAACGTTTTCCTAACAGGCGTTACAAGAACTTGTGCCAACAGAGAGCCGGTTTCTGCCTCTCTTGATTAGCTAAATATAGCCAATCACACCGTTTGAATTCCACATTAAGTGGACGGTTTTATAAACCAACTTAATTTACCGCAGAAAAGAACAtttcttacaattttcaacaaatcttAAATCACCTTTTCGTATCAATAGTAACTCAGTTGGTTGAGAAATGCAAAGAAATTCCTCGTGTTTTGTACGtgcatttttttactcttccaATTTTACCTCTACAGTTGCTTGCCCCGCATGTCTGAATGGCGGAAGCTGCGTCGCCTCAGGAAAATGCAGCTGCCCGAAACAATTCACAGGAAAACAATGCGAAATCGGTAAGATATGCTCaacgttaatttttaatataactTCTTACCTAAATGACAATCGTAAATCTAGAGATTCAAATTATCAGTATAAATACGCAAAACACTTACGAAAATCCAGGGAAAAATTCAACGGATCAATcagaattttgatttattatttttactgttAATCGATTAATGATGTTATAAACAATACAAATAATGCAACAAAAACGACAAAACATTCGATTCTAAATGGCAAAATTGAGCCGAAATTTGGAAATCTGAAACGAATCACAGagattgaaacttttttttcaacaattaacTTACAATGCACAATGATTATTTAATGTTCAAAGCCGCGTCATTGCAACACTTTAGTGGTCAGGATCTAGTCCTGCACTTGTGCAAAATTGCAATCGTGAAAAAGGAATAATTGGTTTCTTATTCGCAAGTGAATTATCGGCAATGATAGCGAACGGTTCGGTTAGCAATTAATAAACTTTATCGGCGTGTCCGTCGTAAATAACAAGTCCGCAGAATCGTTATAGGCGCGTAATTAAGTCGGCAGTTCTACACGATGCATTCAGTCTAGCGAATCCTGCAGGACACTCCGCAACTTGAAACATGATTACTTTTCAGTATCTATTCCTTTTCCTGCCTGGCTCGCATCTTGTTAAATTCACTGCCGATTTCGTTATCATATACCGAAGGCCTAATTATCGACTTCAATTTAGATATCGAGAGGTTGTAAAAAcgataagagaaaaataaccaATCGACATGTTTCCGTATTGAAGGCTTGTTTCGTGCCCgagtgcagaaaaaaaatttctttttttttttttttatacaagaaaaattaaaaacaccATAGAATGTGAAACAGGTGGGTCAACATTTTGTTATGCTTCATTATGTAATGTTTGCATTGCGCGATGTAGTTCTATTCTAATTTCACATTTATGCAATCATTCGAACCAATAAAACGATTAATTCTGATTGATTTTGGTATAATGCCATCAGtttctttgtaaaatttaataaaaaaaaacggtctttaatgattaataaattattgatcaGCTTCGGCATCATATCACTCCAACAATATTCtcaattacaataaaatcaaTGACAAGTTACATATTCAAATCCTACGAATCTTTTatcgaagaaaaacaataaataaaataaaatattcgttaATCAAATACTCAATCGAATCAAATTGGATTTACAATgaagtttaaaaatatgcaTTGTATTTTTGTGAATAATAAGCGTAATCTAATCAGTGTCAACGATTCGTGACCAATTGCAAAAAgccataaataataaattaaactaTCGTCACCGCGTCTGGAAATCTGTAattaaaagaatgaaaaatcgtGCGAAAAATGCAACACGGCGGGAAAAAAACCCGTCGCGTGACTTAATTGCCTTTCTAACGCGCAcgtgaattatttatacaataagTGCGTGGGtgttacgtttatttatttatgcatgATGTATCTATTTCGCCCCTGCCCACGCGAATCGTGTCAATTAGTTTAAAAGCCGGCGAAAATTTCGCCATAATTTATCTCactatttttcttcgttcctTCGAACCGTTTCCACGATTTTCTACTCGtgacttgataattttttttttttttttttcaacgtctacattttctcttctcttttcagaCGTGGACGAATGCGTAACCGAAAAACCATGCGCGCAACTCTGCCAAAATACTTTGGGAGGCTACCAGTGTTTCTGCCGAGCCGGTTATCAGCTCCAACCGGATGGACAGTCCTGTCATAAAAATGGTTTGTGCTGGAGTGTTCGATCTATACAGTTATACTGGCATGCTGAGAAAGAATTTCAGGCTAAACGTGATAACGAATTATTCACATCGCCGCACACTCTCGACGTCGCTTACCGAATATGTCGAGTGCAGACGATTGCCGTACTTTATGCAGTAGGGATGAAATCCTTGGCGAAAAATTACTTATTTTGTATCACTTTTAAATTCGTTTATGCGAAACTCCTGTCACAAATTGAGACACTGAAATCAGACACAttgttcttcaatttttttgagatctaggtaatttttaatgaaattgaaatttcacagCTTTTCACAATGTGACACGCAACGTTTATATTATTCACAAATGCGATTCACCAAAGTTTTACGGATTTAACACATGCAGCGCGCTCGCTCCATTCACcgatttatatttaaacgTCCTTTGTAAACCGTTCACGTTTAAATAACACGCTTCttgcaaaatatatttctttaaatGAAACTTAAATGACGACGTAAAGCGAAAGTGAAGCGAGTTTTTTTCCGGAATGCTTTTTTATTGTCTTtgttaaatatatatgttacaTCGTTTCACGTTTATTCGCGTATATTGTTGTACTCGGAATGGTTTATCGAACatctaatattttcatcgatctTTACTCTCCGCAACGAATTATACTTTGCACCGCACGAATACCGTGTGAAATGCATGATTGAagggatgaaaattgaatttaagattaatcaaaaaatgaaaactacaTACGATCGTGATTTATCCTCTGCAGGTAGCGACGACACAGCTTTCGAAGCTCGTGATCTCGAGGCTGACTACAGGCCGACGACGACTAGGACATCGACTATTCCACAAGGTACTTGGAACACCGGAAACTGTTATAgctttgacaaaaaaaaactagttaCGTCGATATTTAGCATAAACGCGTGTATAACCGACATCTAAAGACTATCCGAACTCCTACGGTACAAATTTAGACAGCTACTTCGGAAGAGGCAAGCATttataagaaaacaaaaatactctTCGGCGCGTGCGcgctttatatatataatatatatgtataaactaTATGGATACGTATATTTCGCCCATGGTTGCAGCATGTGCGTTTGCTCAACGCTTcggatttttttctgtattctAATTCAATTCTTCTCTTTGCCTCATTcgatgtattttatttttctaatcaagGATTTTCTCTTGCGATTCTTTGAATTTCTTACATTGTTCATCGTTTAATTATTGTCCATTTTATAGACACAGAAAACGAAGTTGGCGACAGGAACTTTGACACAGATTACGAATTCATTTTGAAGCGACTCACCAAACTTGAGAAGGTATAATAATCTATACATTCTTGTTACCAATCGCTAAAAGAACCTTGAATTGCGATTGAAGGTTCTACATTTTTGATTCGGTCTCGATACACGAATAAGTTATTtaggagaaaatttattttttaaaccaaCCGAAATAATTAGTGTAAATAGTATAAACACAAATTGAcgaatttccattttttactaATCAGCAACCGACGGTATTTACGTCATAGAAgttaaaaaatcacaattttgCAGGACAAATAATTCGATTGTAATTGAGaagagataaataaaaaattttcacaaatccATTTACAGTGAAGCACGATCTGGAAGTCGTGGGAGATACTTGATTTTAGCAATGCCAAAAACGTACGCTTATGCGGTATTCGATGTGTGTATTTTTGGCTcgatcaataaaaataaaccagACTATTTAAAGTTACtagcgtatatatatatatattcgcaAATCCAAACTTAAAATTGCTTCAATGTTTTCTTTCAAGGCTGCAAGAAATAGTTTCGATTTGGACCCTCGAATGTCGATCAGGACGAgagttttaatattttttgtgcatttttgcaagcacatattccgGATTTTAGGATAAATAATCTTTGACACTTGTAATATCTTTGTGGCTCaaataatgatttttgttGCAAAACTAAATGATTGGGAAAGTCATTCAATAATGATTTTACATTCAACCGAATCTTaataactgaaaatttataccgTGAAAGTCGTCTCATCCCCTATGGTTTACTGATCTTAAGAGGATGATATAGTTagtctttaccgaccgagtacaAGGTCACTTATTTCCGTTATTATCAGAGCTTACACATCACTAACGTAAATATGCCGCAGGTAAGATAATTTCTCATccaatgattaaaaaatgataaaaaatttctttcattttgcaTGCATAGCACCAGGAAATGTATTCCCACGAGAAGTGGTAACTCGAtcagagaaataaatttccgaCATTATATTTACGTAGAGCAAACATTTTTGCAGGTATTTATTTTCGGTATTACGTGCAGAGTTGCGCTGACTGCGACATTTTTCGATCAACTATGCGTAGGCTCTgattttagtaaaaaaaaaagcgttgatttactcggtcggtaacaACTGACTATAGCATTCTCCtaagaaaataaagaacagaaatccaataatttttttattcattccagCATCTCATAATAAACCTTATATCCACCTTGGAACATGTGTTTCACATACGTTACATATTACTTATCCTGACAATTTTATGTGATTCACAATTACCCAGGTGCTGAGAAGGTTTATAATACCCACAATAAATTTTGACACCTTCACATTTAGCTAGTTTCCCGGAGTAAACGGCGAGACGCTGGGGCAACGGACATGAGTGCTAAAATAAATCTTGCTATGGAAAACATCGGGGACGTGAAGAGGGCCGTTGAAAGCGTGGTGAGTAGCGAGTAGATCGTGCTAAGTGCTCCCGGTTTACACTGGGGTCCGACTCATTTTTttcaggagaaaaaaaaattacagaaaaagttcatcaatttttccacACATCAACGTAATCCTATAATTAACCATTTCGCAGGCACAGTCTCGATGCAAGTGAGACAATTGGACTGATGCAAAATTTGTtaactgtattttttattagaaTCGACAATCAATTCTTGATGTACCGAAAACCGCATGCACATATTCGAATTTAAATCATCCGAAGACTCCATTTGGTGGCAGAAAATATGACACGTTGAAAGCgtcatatataattataaaagtcAAATgttaatgtattttttcccccGCATTAAATTATTGTCGTGAAATAGGTGTACAATTGCTTGCGCGAGGTTAATTGAGCCCTTACAATCGTATAATCCGCATAACACGATCAGCTGATTGATCTTTTCAGCGCCATATTGCTTATTTCTCGGAACGGAACGATGATTACTGACAATTTCGGCGGGTTACAACGAGTTGTAGATAGATTTGCCAAACAGtagaggaaatttttttttttacgtgaaCGGTAAATCCGAAAAACTGGTAacgaaatgaatgaaatgGTTTGTTAAACACAATACGGTCGATGTAATGAACCCAATTCATCTCGTGGTTTATTCTCTCGTTGAGTGAATGATTAACGGTTCCCGTAAATCGATACTAGAGGAATCCAATGAATCGTGTTTGTTACTTTTCGGTAACAAGCTAGTTAACCTCGTTCATGAATTGTTTACTGTATGTAACTGTATACAAGACTAAAACACAGGGCGAGTCGATGGCATGTGTGTACTTGAATTGAAAGCGAATAACTATGAAACCGCGTCGGGTCGGTGAGTGTATTTATATTGAGTGGGAGACACTTGGCTTTGATCCAAGTTTTGAATTAATAGAACATCGCTAATTGTTGGCgtgtaaaattattgttcACGATTTAGAATCCTACGTGAATCCCTGTGATCAGTGAACATTAGAATAATCCTAACGGAGACAACGATGATATTTGTTTCAGCGGCTCATGCAGCAAGAAATATACGAGCTGCGAAACAGGTTGACTAGTTTCGAACGAGAGTCAAGAAAGATAGAACACATCACGAATCGCGTAACAGACCTTGAGTCCAGGTTCAGGATACACTGTGGAGCTTTCGACGGTAATATGAAATTCTGCCAAAAATTTCGATCCCAAACATTGTTGTATTTGGTACTCtatcattattaatatcattGTATTTCTACTGCAGGAAATGGTAGAAGAATTTGTTGAAGAGATGAAGATCATCGCGTGGAAATCGCACCGcgacatacattttttttcaacgctttCATGAATATATAAAGCTATTATATTCAATGCATACGATATTGCAACTTTTCAAATAGTATTTTAAGTACGACTGGCTGCATGACCGACGATTGTGAGAGTCTTTAGACTTTAGTCAGTCTCAGGTTCGACAACTCACTTTCGTCCTGGAACCTACCTAAAAGAAAATCAGCTAAAGAATTAGAATTAGAATTAGTTCTTTAGGCGAACGTGTTTTGTCGTCTTATTTTGTTACATGAACATATTATGAAAAACAACTAGCGAGCGAAGGTCAATGAAATTAAGCAGAAGAATAAATAACGGGAATGAAATACGACTAAATGTTTAAGATTATCGATTTTTTACTCTTAATGTTGGTGATACTTTTGGATCGATGACTTCATGAACTGTTATTTCTTTCTAGGTGTTATCCATGCCATTAtggaaatatttgaattgttttGCAGCATGTTTATATCGAGGCAGAAAAAGAATTCAAGCCGGATTTAATGTAAACAGATTATTGAGGTGAGCCAGTAACTACGTAATCTTTAAGAGGTCAGTTACAACCGCGTTAATGTTGTTCAAAAAATACCACCTCATGTCAATAAGTGTGAGCAATAATAgctgtgaaatgaaattctcatctcatctcatAGAACTAATAATGCGTGAAGAAATACGtaatatttgttattttcttgtattttttaattttaattttgatacCGTAGTATTACTGATTTTGATACGGATCCGTAAATTTTAGATCCGTAAATGCATATATGTGTTTCACATGTAGTTtttagatgttttttttttttgtaataatgtAAATGATCGTAAAAAATGTACTGTTTATTACTTTTTGATATCGTACAATAATCTTTGTAATAAGAAAACAATACAACGAATAtctaaataatatttttagttCAGTATTCTCAAGTAATTGATAGCTGAAACCTGAATTGTATACCATTTTCAGTACTGTAACAGGGCTGGTACGTTTTTTGAAGTCTAAGATTCTTTTCAGGTATGTATTTTTTCCTGAGCATCGAATTTCTTAAGGAAGCTTTCAAATATTACATCGCTCAATATtagcaattttaaaaaataatagtgtCATCGATATCCCCCCAATAGTTAAGTTACatctgtttctttttcgtGAAAGGATATATTGATACTAAGTAATCACATATTTTCCCTCAAATTCACTTGAAAGTAACACCTCGTTTTACACTGAGCTGCAAAAATTAACCAATTTCTTACACAGATAAAATTTCCTGATTGTTCCTAGATTTACCGATTTTTTCGATGCGTATTACTATGATGCAAACTGCAAATTATTGCATCATGTAGCTTTACAAACCCTTTAAAGGATAGGCATGAATAATATTGAGACAGAACCTGGTATACTATCTGTAATGCcagaaaataatgtttttcagctcttcttttacttttgtacAGTTCCGAgttgatttattttctgaaTAGGTTCGATTGTCCCCAAAAAATTcagtaacaataatagtaCACTGcttaaatataataatcaattaCTTCTTTCCCTTGTTTCGTGGTTTCTTAGCTTTCTTCTTAGTTTGTTTCGTCGGTGCATTCTTTCCCTTAGTTCTAGCATGCTTGTGCTTGGTAATTTTACGCCTGCTCATCCATACCGGATAATTTCCATGCTGATCGCGCATTGTCCTTTTATTAAACACTCGGGCACCTTCCACTTCCATTGTGTCTTGAGCAGTTTCGGTTTTCTCTTTTCCCTTTGCAGCCgccttttcttttatttcctttGCGTCTGTCActgtttaatttaaaaatatatttgcagTTTTAAAACCAATTTACTAGATACGATTAAGGTTAagaagtaaatgaaaaattctgtttCAGTGGTTCCGCAGCTACTGAATGAAAACTGAAGTTCTCAATTTGTCAATTATGCACGCTTGAAGTTAAAGATCTTTCGAAGCCAcgaatgataaaattattggaaaaataaaagtgaatgTTTTATTAACCAGTGGCAATCTCCTGAATTTCGGTCATCTCAGCATCCGCATGGGCATTCTCATCGATGCCGAGGGTCTTCTTCAATCTGGCGAGCTCTTTTTCTCCATAGCGTACTCGCTTGACAGCTCGACACTTTCTTCTCCACTTGCTGCGCAGTGATTTGGCCATGGTCTTGTGCTTACACTACCTGCAAGTTAATACATGTTTATAGGTTATTCCAAACCATTAGAATCGACTTGATACATTGGTTTAGCATTGAGTTATAGCATGCTGAAAGATCTAACCTCAAATTCAGACCACGCGCAGTCTTGCGGTCATAATGCCCAACAAAATGCCTAACAAAATGCCTGACAAAATAATGCCTGGcttgttatttaaaaatctaaGAACCAAAAGTGCGACGTAAATGATAAATCGAGAAAATAACAATACTAACCTCCTATAAACTACGCCGCAATTTGCTGATCTTATTACCTCGTGTTGATCGCGTTTCAACCACGATAAAAGTGGTCAACTAAGTGAGTCACCTCCACGGTCTAAGAAGACTCCTCCGCATTCATATCAAGGCGCAGCTGAAGGTCACACTGTGAGTACTAAAATGGCGCTGTCAATATCCGCAGTAACATGCGATAGCATTGGATAACTAATTCTGAGAAATCAATCCCATACCTCGTGCGGGCACGTGGGAATACTTATTTATTCAAACGCTACTAGCAATAACGAACTTGACGAATCTATTTTTCAGCGCCTCTATCGGAAGAATCTGAAGTAAGCTTCGAAATCGTTTCTGGAATACCCGCCATCGCCGCAAATGGAGTGGAGTTGCATATCTCTTTTTCCctgattt
This is a stretch of genomic DNA from Neodiprion fabricii isolate iyNeoFabr1 chromosome 2, iyNeoFabr1.1, whole genome shotgun sequence. It encodes these proteins:
- the LOC124176608 gene encoding low-density lipoprotein receptor-related protein 4 produces the protein MKEIAVFRLFVVVIGASVAVAVYQEPQGPDSNRFPEVGQPRWPSLAFRHASRPQHHPRESQTARKWRAGINDPDQAGPQRLVALASAEFAGTRAVAYGEFDHHRPAHQQRNPFAQGNQQPGYTRHHSGRRVCSRQAPTMVSHHLHRGRQVRLLYMEPQSKFSCCPGWTQVTRLSFGCNKLACPACLNGGSCVASGKCSCPKQFTGKQCEIDVDECVTEKPCAQLCQNTLGGYQCFCRAGYQLQPDGQSCHKNGSDDTAFEARDLEADYRPTTTRTSTIPQDTENEVGDRNFDTDYEFILKRLTKLEKLVSRSKRRDAGATDMSAKINLAMENIGDVKRAVESVRLMQQEIYELRNRLTSFERESRKIEHITNRVTDLESRFRIHCGAFDGNGRRIC
- the LOC124176611 gene encoding protein LLP homolog, whose product is MAKSLRSKWRRKCRAVKRVRYGEKELARLKKTLGIDENAHADAEMTEIQEIATVTDAKEIKEKAAAKGKEKTETAQDTMEVEGARVFNKRTMRDQHGNYPVWMSRRKITKHKHARTKGKNAPTKQTKKKAKKPRNKGKK